Within Sandaracinaceae bacterium, the genomic segment GCTTCGATCGGTTGAATCGGTCCTTCACCCAGAGGTCCTCATGCTCAGCGAACGTCTCCTCGGAAAGCTCCCCGCCAAGGTCCGCAGTCAGGTCGAAGGCTACGCCGACTCCGTCTCGACCCTCTTCGAGGTGCGGGACCCACGCGTGCTCGCGTCCATCGGCCCCTCCGCCGTCCGCGGCACCATCCTCAAGCGCGGCAAGCAGGGGGTGCCCACGCAGGTGCCGGCGAGCCATCACGCCCACTTCGACTGGAGCTACCCGCACGACTTCCCGGACATGGCGGAGCTCTACGACCGCGCCAAGCGCGCGCAGTGGAACGGCGACGATCTCCCGTGGGACATCTCCGTCGACCCGCTCGACCCCGAGGTCCCCCTCGTCCCGGACGACTTCTTCGCGTGGGACGTGCTCGAGGGGCAGCTGCGCGTGCGCTTCACCGACAAGGAGCGGCTGAAGCTCCGACACGGAATGGTCAGCTGGATGCTCAGCCAGTTCCTGCACGGCGAGCAGGGGGCGCTCTTCGCGGCCGCGCAGGTGACCGAGGCGGTCCAGTTCTTCGACGGCAAGCTCTACGGCTCCACGCAGGTCATGGACGAGGGGCGCCACGTGGAGGTCTTCCACCGTTACCTCGACACGAAGCTGCAGAAGCTCTATCAGATCAACGATAACCTTTTTGTCATCATCGACGCGCTCATGCAGGACAGTCGCTGGGACATGAAGTTCCTCGGCATGCAGATCATGGTCGAGGGCGTCGCGCTCGGCGCGTTCGGCACGCTCTACAAGGAGACCAAGGAGCCGCTGCTCCGCGAGCTCCTGAAGAACGTCATCCAGGACGAGGCGCGGCACGTCCATTACGGCGTGCTGGCGCTCCGCGAGCACGTGGTCACCGAGCTCAGCGAGCGCGAGCGACGCGAGCGTGAGGACTGGGCGTTCGAGGTCGCGCTCCTCATGCGTAACCGCTTCCTCGCCTACGAGATCTACGAGGAGAGCTTCGAGGGCCTCATCACGCGGGCCCAGTGGCGCAAGGTGGTCGAGGCGGCGCCGGGCATGCGCCGGTTCCGCCACGTGATGTTCAGCCGGATGGTGCCCAACCTCCGCGAGATCGGGCTGCTGAGCGCCCGCATCCGGCCGCACTACGAGCGCGTCGGCCTCGGCAAGTACTTCACCGGGCTCGCGGCCGACCAGCTCACCGGCGACCAGATGCTCGCCGACCTCGACGCAGCGGCGTGACCGGCCTGCCGCGGAGCGCGCTCCGGACCACCTCGATCATCTCCTCGGGGACGAACGGCTTCGCGACGATGTGATCGCGACCCTCGCGGATCCCGAGCTCGCCGAGCGTCGCGGGGCCGTGCCCCGACGTATAAACCACCACGAGATCGGGGCGCGCGTCCAGCGCCGCGTGCACCAGCGCGGGGCCGTCCGAGTCGGGCAGCGAGACGTCGGAGAGGATGAGCCCGATGGAGGGGTCGTCGCGGAGCGCGCGCAGGGCCTCGGCCGCGGTGCCGCACTCGACCACGCGCATCGACGCTCGCCGCAGCGCGCGGGCGAAGCTCCGCCGGACCAGCGGCTCGTCGTCGACGAGGAGGACCGCGACGGGCTTGCGCTGCGAGCCGCTGTCGCTGGTCTTCGGCGCCGTCGCGACGTGACCCGGCGGGTCGGCGACCGGGAACAGGAGCTCGAACCTCGTCCCTCGACCGGGCGCGCTGTCCACGGTGATGTCGCCGCCCGCGCGGCGCACGATCCCGTGCACCGTCGAGAGGCCCAGGCCGGTGCCCTTGTCCTGCCCCTTGGTCGTGAAGAACGGCTCGAAGATCCGCGCCGCGGTCTCCGCGTCCATGCCGACCCCGGTGTCGCGGACCTCGAGGACGACGTCCCGTGACTGCTCGACGTGGCTCTCGCTCACCGAGCCCGCGTGGCTCGCCCGCTTGGTGTGGTGGACCCGGAGGGTCAGGGCGCCGCCGCTCGGCATCGCGTCGCGGGCGTTGACGGCGAGGTTCATCACCACCTGCTCGAGCTGGGACGGATCGATCCGCACGAACGCGTCCCGCTCGGCGTCGATCTCCAGCTCGATGGCGTCTCCCACCAGGCGACTCAGCAGGGGCCGCAGGCCGTGCACCACGTCGGCCACGTCCAGCTCCTCGGGGCGGCCGGGCTGCTTTCTGGCGAACGTCAGGAGCTGACGGGTCAGCGCCGCGGCGCGATCGGCCAGGTCGCCCATGTCGTCCACCAGCTCGCGCGCCGAGCTCGTGAGGGGCTCGGACGTGAGCAGCTCGCGCAGGTTCATCAGGATGGTCAGGAGGTTGTTGAAGTCGTGGGCCACGCCGCCGGCGAGCTTGCCGAGCGCCTCCATGCGCTGGGCCGCGGCGAGGCGCGCGCTCAGCTCCTTGCGCTCCCGCTGGGC encodes:
- a CDS encoding ferritin-like domain-containing protein, giving the protein MLSERLLGKLPAKVRSQVEGYADSVSTLFEVRDPRVLASIGPSAVRGTILKRGKQGVPTQVPASHHAHFDWSYPHDFPDMAELYDRAKRAQWNGDDLPWDISVDPLDPEVPLVPDDFFAWDVLEGQLRVRFTDKERLKLRHGMVSWMLSQFLHGEQGALFAAAQVTEAVQFFDGKLYGSTQVMDEGRHVEVFHRYLDTKLQKLYQINDNLFVIIDALMQDSRWDMKFLGMQIMVEGVALGAFGTLYKETKEPLLRELLKNVIQDEARHVHYGVLALREHVVTELSERERREREDWAFEVALLMRNRFLAYEIYEESFEGLITRAQWRKVVEAAPGMRRFRHVMFSRMVPNLREIGLLSARIRPHYERVGLGKYFTGLAADQLTGDQMLADLDAAA